CGGACTGGATGCGGAGATGGCGGAGAGCACAAGCATCATCGCGAAAAAGCATCTCGGCTGGTTCGCGTACGTCACACCGATCGCCCGCTCGGTCATCGCGAACAAGCTCTTCCATCTCGACTACCGAATCGACGGAGGGCGGGTGAGGTCGACCCGGGCGCACACGGTCATCGTCGGCAACTGCGGAACCCTCACCGGGAACATGCTCCTGATCCCCGCTGCGATCATCGACGACGGCCTGCTGGACGTCGTAATGATGCGCCCGACAGGACGCTTCGGGTGGGCGCGGATCGGAACCCGCCTCACCCTGCAAGGCCTCGCCCGCCGCTCCCCGCTCAGCCGCAAGATCCTCCAGCAGACACCCGACCTCCACGCACTCGCCTACGTCCAAGGAACCCGGTTCGAAGCCCGGTTCGACGCCCCTCACCTCATCGAACTCGACGGCGACAGCTTCGGCCACATCACCCGTGTCCGCGTCAGCGTCCGCCCGGGCGCCCTGCACGTGCGCGTGCCGGCCCAAACGATCGTGGTGGAGAAGAGCACCGCCGCCCGGCAGCGGCCGTCACGCCCGTAGAAACCCAGGCGCAACGGCAAGGAAGGTGGACCGCGCCCCGTGCGTCCCGTGCGGGGTGACTACGTCTTGGCGCGCTTGGCGCGCTGACGGAGTATCCCGAAGATCAGGGTGCCGATGAAGAGCACGATCCCGATGATGGCCAACCAGAGCAGGCCCTCGAACACGAATCCCACGATCGACAGCACCACCCAGGCCACAAGCAAGATGAGAAGAACTGTCCACATGCTCCTCACGCTACGCTCAATCGCCCGAGAAAACCGGTGATCAACGACATTGCCTCTGCGGATCTGTCCGGGCCCGCGGCTGGCGGGAGGATTCACAGCACGGGCTGACATAGTAGAAGCGTGCTCCGCCTCGGTGATGGCATACGGATCCGAGGAGAAGGGGCGCTCATGCCCGCATGGTGGGAACAACTTCTACACATCACAACCGGTCGCATCAGCCGCCACCACGAACTCCCCGATCTCCGGCACCTTCCGACACGGCCTGTCGTGCTGGGACGGACCCACTACCTCGTGAACGATCGCGAACGTGGCAGCCAAGCGCCTCGCATGTATGTCCTCCGCACCCAGGCCCGCACGCGAAGATCCCCAGCCGGGGTCGCCGTCACATCCAACGGACGTGGCGTCGGCCATCTGCCCGCCGATGCAGCAGACGCCATGGGCTCGCTTCTCGACCAACTCGGCGGGGCTGCGATCGTCAACGGCACAGGACCGCAGGCGGGAAGCATCCGACTCCGGATCGACCTGCCAGCGCCTGAAGCGGTTGGCAAATTCATCCATACACTCGGCAACGCGAGCCTAGGATGACGCTCAGAGTTTCTGTCATCCCGACAAAAAGCCCTGGTGAGAAGCAATTTTCACCAGGGCTTCGTCGTTTCCGGAGATGGTCACTGGCTGGTCCACTTCCCTCATCTGCCTGTCCTGCCCGTTCGCGCATTGGTCCACTTCCGTTCCGCGACGTCGGCTGTGGAGTGCACCAAAAGGTGCCCATGAGGTGGACCAAATCGTGGGCGCGACGGTGCTCCGACTGAATCGCCCCGGCATGTCCGGAGAGTCAATTTGTGGTGTCAGGCCGCTGTTTCGAGCGGCTGGTGGTGAGCGTAGTCGATCTGCTCGACTTCGATCGGGGTGAGGTCGTCGAGGCTGCCGTGGATGCGGTCGCTGTTGAACCAGGACACCCATTCGGCGGTGGCCGCTTCGACGTGTGCGAGATCCCGCCAGGGGCCCTCGTGATGGATGAGTTCGGACTTGTAGAGCCCGATCTGCGACTCCGCGAGGGCGTTGTCGTAGGCGTCGCCGACACTGCCGACGGACGCGTCGATGCCCTCATCGGCGAGACGCTCGGTGAACGCGATCGACGTGTAGACCGACCCGGTGTCCGTGTGATGCGTCAGCGACGCGAACTCGCTGGCGCCTTCGCGTCGGCGTGTGAACAGCGCCATCTCGAGGCAGTCGAGAACCAGCGGTGTGGCCATCGATGTGGCGGCCCGCCAGCCGAGGATGCGACGCGAGTGCGCGTCGAACACGAACGCGACGTAGACCCATCCGGTCCAGGTCCAGACATAGGTGAAGTCCGCGACCCAGAGCTGATCGGTGCGGAACCTCGCGAAGTGCCGATCGACCAGGTCAGCCGGCCTGACCTCCTTCACGGCCGTGTCGGCGGGCTTGCGCCGCTTGCCGCGGGTGACGCCGACCAGCCCGA
This DNA window, taken from Leucobacter tenebrionis, encodes the following:
- a CDS encoding diacylglycerol/lipid kinase family protein, whose product is MSTHDHTAAGRGHAAVVYNPVKTPLERLRPVVAEYEAQHRWEQTRWYETRSDDAGRAAAEHALAAAPAVVMVAGGDGTVRAVAEVMQGTGIPVALVPLGTGNLLARDVGAPLNDIAACVSAAFSGEDRSVDVGVAELEDESGARRSHTFMVMAGIGLDAEMAESTSIIAKKHLGWFAYVTPIARSVIANKLFHLDYRIDGGRVRSTRAHTVIVGNCGTLTGNMLLIPAAIIDDGLLDVVMMRPTGRFGWARIGTRLTLQGLARRSPLSRKILQQTPDLHALAYVQGTRFEARFDAPHLIELDGDSFGHITRVRVSVRPGALHVRVPAQTIVVEKSTAARQRPSRP
- a CDS encoding IS3 family transposase (programmed frameshift), yielding MGRPSKYPAELRERAVRMVAEVRPDHDSEYRAISHVAKLLGVGSPETVRQWIRRQQVDTGARPGVTSEAQEEIKRLKREVSELRRANEILKAASGFLRGRTRPAVHAIVAFIDEHRDRTDGGLRWGVESICRVLTEHGCTIAPSTYYDARGRGPSARKRRDDDWKVVISEAWKAQHRRYGARKLWLRLRRNGHDIARCTVERLMRELGLVGVTRGKRRKPADTAVKEVRPADLVDRHFARFRTDQLWVADFTYVWTWTGWVYVAFVFDAHSRRILGWRAATSMATPLVLDCLEMALFTRRREGASEFASLTHHTDTGSVYTSIAFTERLADEGIDASVGSVGDAYDNALAESQIGLYKSELIHHEGPWRDLAHVEAATAEWVSWFNSDRIHGSLDDLTPIEVEQIDYAHHQPLETAA